In a single window of the Nilaparvata lugens isolate BPH chromosome 1, ASM1435652v1, whole genome shotgun sequence genome:
- the LOC111044621 gene encoding uncharacterized protein LOC111044621 isoform X2: protein MTTIHHFCLPVMVMVIFGASIMLTPIKAMRPSLDISNEEYIARRIYWSITGIDLGKEKLYIQPRAIEADEINRRRNKKTPAYDPKGNELLKDLLPPVTLKDILHKLNSQDKYMEAGLRLCVNIDLWRKIELRSIFPETIANQLAASLGLVRETDHKTTSDVMTLVKNRASNPN, encoded by the exons ATGACGACGATCCATCATTTCTGTCTGCCTGTAATGGTGATGGTTATTTTCGGCGCCTCAATTATGTTGACTCCAATAAAGGCAATGCGA CCATCACTTGATATTTCAAACGAAGAGTACATCGCTAGAA GAATCTATTGGAGTATCACTGGTATAGATTTAggaaaagagaaattatatatCCAACCTCGTGCCATAGAGGCTGATGAAATAAATaggagaagaaataaaaaaacccCTGCATATGATCCCAAAGGAAATg AACTTCTGAAAGATCTTCTTCCGCCAGTAACATTAAAGGATATATTACACAAATTGAATAGCCAAGATAA gTATATGGAAGCAGGACTCCGACTCTGTGTCAACATTGACctttggagaaagatagaattACGAAGCATATTTCCTGAAACTATAGCTAATCAATTGGCTGCAAGTCTGGGGCTTGTAAGGGAAACTGATCATAAAACAACTAGTG ATGTGATGACATTGGTCAAAAATAGAGCTTCAAATCCCAACTAG
- the LOC111044621 gene encoding uncharacterized protein LOC111044621 isoform X1, producing the protein MTTIHHFCLPVMVMVIFGASIMLTPIKAMRVKAKPIKPSLDISNEEYIARRIYWSITGIDLGKEKLYIQPRAIEADEINRRRNKKTPAYDPKGNELLKDLLPPVTLKDILHKLNSQDKYMEAGLRLCVNIDLWRKIELRSIFPETIANQLAASLGLVRETDHKTTSDVMTLVKNRASNPN; encoded by the exons ATGACGACGATCCATCATTTCTGTCTGCCTGTAATGGTGATGGTTATTTTCGGCGCCTCAATTATGTTGACTCCAATAAAGGCAATGCGAGTAAAGGCAAAACCAATAAAG CCATCACTTGATATTTCAAACGAAGAGTACATCGCTAGAA GAATCTATTGGAGTATCACTGGTATAGATTTAggaaaagagaaattatatatCCAACCTCGTGCCATAGAGGCTGATGAAATAAATaggagaagaaataaaaaaacccCTGCATATGATCCCAAAGGAAATg AACTTCTGAAAGATCTTCTTCCGCCAGTAACATTAAAGGATATATTACACAAATTGAATAGCCAAGATAA gTATATGGAAGCAGGACTCCGACTCTGTGTCAACATTGACctttggagaaagatagaattACGAAGCATATTTCCTGAAACTATAGCTAATCAATTGGCTGCAAGTCTGGGGCTTGTAAGGGAAACTGATCATAAAACAACTAGTG ATGTGATGACATTGGTCAAAAATAGAGCTTCAAATCCCAACTAG
- the LOC111044622 gene encoding uncharacterized protein LOC111044622 isoform X3 — MENIDFTALDCYKALIPQLNTGSKILPIQTLYELHKKHILHFPAYTTLLCDDALTDLANNLMNECKEVGNMKQVVELVSSVINAEIVDSPGCQIILETITKIITVEALENGGDCKLLECLVVERGILPFGLKKLLLNIVYELLTFGTDESEEYNEAKYLSDALTTQAKFWNRNHQTFTGCRLVQQLSRKLREEEIFDEMWTVVTEGKAAWNSVFQVASVIVDRTSFPIYKKCVEHRLTAAVDERSTTQTVVAVALLRGFCACATEYGAWNAALLTLFPAQASFVFYVDCLSHIVPLEPTICLKVHVNKVPAAPQGAHSALADYLALVRARLSELQETTDWGGLFGGDDDEQDVDRVLAHFQVEQGCLAAFKSLVCIAVICMNGVGSERCTLYAVRILWPRLRLY; from the exons ATGGAAAACATTGACTTCACGGCACTTGATTGTTATAAG GCCCTTATACCTCAGCTGAATACCGGATCCAAGATCTTACCTATTCAAACTTTGTATGAATTGCATAAAAAACACATTCTTCATTTTCCTGCCTACACAACACTTTT ATGCGATGATGCGTTGACTGATCTGGCAAACAACCTGATGAATGAATGTAAAGAGGTCGGAAACATGAAACAGGTAGTTGAACTTGTCTCCAGCGTAATAAATGCAGAAATTGTTGATTCACCTGGCTGTCAGATAATTCTTGAAACCATCACTAAAATT aTTACAGTTGAAGCATTGGAAAATGGAGGCGATTGCAAATTGCTTGAGTGCTTGGTGGTTGAGCGAGGTATTCTTCCATTCGGATTGAAGAAGCTCTTGCTGAATATTGTGTACGAACTGCTCACATTCGGCACTGATGAGAGTGAAGAATACAATGAGGCCAAATACTTGTCAGACGCGCTCACGACACAAGCCAAGTTTTGGAATAGGAATCATCAGACGTTCACTGGGTGTCGTCTAGTTCAACAG TTATCAAGAAAACTGCGAGAAGAAGAAATATTCGATGAAATGTGGACGGTTGTGACAGAAGGCAAGGCAGCTTGGAATTCAGTGTTTCAAGTGGCATCCGTTATTGTTGATCGAACATCATTCCCAATTTACAAAA AGTGCGTGGAGCACCGCTTGACAGCGGCAGTCGACGAGAGAAGCACGACGCAAACGGTGGTCGCCGTGGCGCTGCTGCGAGGCTTTTGCGCATGCGCAACAGAGTACGGCGCATGGAATGCGGCACTGCTCACACTCTTCCCCGCGCAAGCCTCGTTCGTCTTCTACGTCGACTGTCTGTCGCACATTGTGCCTCTCGAGCCCACCATCTGCCTCAAAGTCCATGTCAACAAG GTGCCTGCAGCCCCACAGGGCGCGCACTCGGCGTTGGCCGACTACCTGGCACTGGTGCGCGCGCGTCTCTCCGAGCTGCAGGAGACCACCGACTGGGGGGGCCTCTTCGGGGGGGACGACGACGAGCAGGATGTCGACCGAGTCCTCGCTCACTTCCAG gTTGAACAGGGGTGTCTTGCCGCATTCAAGTCCCTTGTCTGTATCGCTGTCATCTGTATGAACGGAGTCGGATCGGAACGCTGTACGCTGTATGCTGTAAGAATACTGTGGCCCAGGCTTAGACTGTACTAA